One uncultured Caproiciproducens sp. DNA segment encodes these proteins:
- the dpaL gene encoding diaminopropionate ammonia-lyase — protein MDECFKSVHREHPKGEKTYPVERFGVAHAKEVNSFHKSFPEYSVTPLVKLTALAKRLGLENIWVKDESFRFGLNAFKVLGGSYAIGSYLAERLGVPLSQLPYERMISDEVKQKLGTLTFVTATDGNHGRGVAWTASRLGQKSVVYMPKGSAQERLENIRALGADATITELNYDDAVRLANENAKKYGWIMVQDTSWEGYEDIPGWIMEGYTTMAYEAAQQLREEKPTHIFLQAGVGAMSGGVTGFFADLYKDDPHPPIITIVEPNQADCLYRTAYANDGRLHFVTGEMHTIMAGLACGEPCTIGWRVLQDHADNFVSMPDYAAAKGMRILGNPLPGETRVISGESGAATLGFVAELMQNSSLGWLRDQLEIDASSKVLCFSTEGDTDKDGYRDIVWDGKHSSCE, from the coding sequence ATGGACGAATGTTTTAAATCCGTGCATCGGGAGCACCCAAAAGGAGAAAAAACCTATCCTGTGGAACGGTTCGGCGTTGCGCATGCTAAAGAGGTCAACTCTTTTCACAAAAGCTTTCCGGAGTACAGTGTCACCCCGCTCGTTAAATTAACCGCTTTGGCAAAACGGTTGGGACTGGAAAACATTTGGGTGAAAGACGAGAGCTTTCGGTTCGGTCTCAACGCCTTTAAGGTTCTGGGCGGCAGCTATGCAATCGGCAGCTATCTGGCAGAGAGACTGGGCGTTCCTCTTTCGCAGCTTCCTTACGAGCGGATGATAAGCGACGAAGTAAAGCAAAAGCTAGGGACGCTTACCTTTGTGACCGCAACCGACGGCAACCACGGAAGAGGCGTGGCGTGGACGGCAAGCAGGCTGGGGCAAAAAAGCGTGGTGTACATGCCCAAGGGCAGTGCACAGGAACGACTCGAAAACATCCGGGCACTGGGTGCCGATGCTACGATTACCGAACTGAACTACGACGACGCGGTACGTTTGGCAAATGAAAATGCGAAAAAGTATGGCTGGATTATGGTGCAGGACACCTCGTGGGAAGGATATGAGGACATCCCCGGCTGGATCATGGAGGGCTATACCACCATGGCATATGAGGCGGCGCAGCAGCTTCGGGAGGAAAAGCCGACACACATTTTCTTACAGGCCGGTGTGGGTGCGATGTCGGGAGGCGTCACAGGCTTTTTTGCGGATTTGTACAAGGACGATCCGCATCCACCCATCATTACGATTGTAGAACCCAATCAGGCGGATTGCCTTTATCGCACTGCCTATGCCAACGACGGCAGACTGCATTTCGTAACAGGCGAAATGCACACCATTATGGCGGGACTTGCCTGTGGTGAACCGTGCACCATCGGCTGGCGGGTGCTGCAGGACCACGCGGACAACTTTGTATCCATGCCGGACTATGCGGCGGCAAAGGGCATGCGGATTCTGGGCAACCCGCTGCCGGGAGAGACAAGGGTAATATCCGGGGAAAGCGGCGCGGCGACGCTCGGTTTTGTAGCGGAGCTGATGCAAAACAGCAGTCTCGGATGGCTGCGAGACCAACTTGAAATAGACGCGTCCTCCAAAGTGCTTTGTTTTTCCACCGAGGGTGATACCGACAAGGACGGCTACCGAGATATAGTATGGGATGGAAAACATTCCAGCTGTGAATAG